Proteins found in one Lachancea thermotolerans CBS 6340 chromosome C complete sequence genomic segment:
- the REG1 gene encoding protein phosphatase regulator REG1 (similar to uniprot|Q00816 Saccharomyces cerevisiae YDR028C REG1 Regulatory subunit of type 1 protein phosphatase Glc7p involved in negative regulation of glucose-repressible genes involved in RNA processing): MSNNLATYFNKQAGRSSTTSGASPGDDDDMGPSVSMAVEAEDDDHFTRSTFNLKRTRSMGLLDDYVGSSKKDEGSEADSEEAAEESDFEDDDNVNENAGSSALRSATPGLSESASPPVPETDNYLIPHDDNDLVHEPKRHVDYLSHQWDEGEISQSWKYIILKKKKKDEDLVNAARLENASWRTWAKARNHLQTVSPEVVNWSKDSDVTWLYGPVVRQKTDPGASSDQEFGYGSDDETSKRVRTSKNKKRGPKPILKKRSVSEILEENSLWRLNVARQHKKILSSTQDMVDGYGDTMYAPEDYDALAAKVNAQYYSSNPSAYSQGNASEPLHEDPGVESSVGPPSERPQSQASTLESIMTSTSKKTPKGATEQKDRHIHFNDRVEQCMAVAFHSDDDNDFDDSADDSDGERSAHHEYPLTRNRTRGASDDSDYIRESYSDEDMNSSSSDEDEAGLFINARYSRKTDGSRSPSTRSSIGSESALSKENLTPIIKLLPATTLNYGSDEEEFDDDDEYYGNNAVSHNVNTFRGYDYMYDYNSVYTGDTSSFMAVNSCDMVDVPEGLQTPIEGQGDHADMLVNPNSSPQLPSDAGKGGFSLDSDTDSYGSDGDAQFIEDSQNKDSDDELSSMPGLRRVPSHGKSSTTLIQDLRLQPAAIPTTHSFITGKPLRQTEQPWDTVKSKPVPKTRSFVLDSDSDSDTSDKSESGSENSDINKTSLQAGDTPAANSSGADSKPAYSVPTHATIVSPVPKGQRITSSSPVNIACSGDSGTSLSDVAIAGYISPRSDSMQSVVAKENMVNNKSSNSEVDRMNKNLENWHIDPQKDDADDASSENVQKMMSSAREIASKYLHSWKK; encoded by the coding sequence ATGTCGAACAACTTGGCAAcgtacttcaacaagcaagCGGGTCGTTCGAGCACCACCAGCGGCGCAAGCCCGGGtgatgacgatgacatGGGACCATCTGTTTCGATGGCAGTCGAGGCCGAGGATGACGACCACTTCACCCGCTCCACATTCAACCTCAAGCGCACGCGGTCGATGGGCCTGCTCGACGACTACGTTGGCTCTAGTAAGAAAGACGAGGGCTCGGAAGCGGACAGCGAGGAAGCGGCCGAGGAGAGCGATttcgaagacgacgacaaCGTAAACGAGAATGCGGGCAGCAGCGCTCTGCGCTCTGCGACGCCAGGCCTCTCGGAGTCAGCCTCGCCACCCGTGCCTGAGACAGACAACTACTTAATCCCACATGATGACAATGATCTAGTACACGAGCCCAAGAGGCATGTTGACTACCTTTCTCACCAATGGGACGAAGGCGAAATTTCACAGTCCTGGAAATACATTattctcaagaagaagaaaaaggatgAAGACCTTGTGAACGCAGCGCGTCTTGAAAATGCATCATGGCGTACGTGGGCAAAAGCCCGCAACCACCTGCAAACCGTTAGCCCAGAAGTTGTGAACTGGTCCAAGGACTCAGACGTTACCTGGCTGTATGGGCCCGTTGTGCGCCAAAAAACGGATCCGGGTGCCAGCTCAGACCAAGAGTTTGGCTACGGTTCCGATGACGAAACTTCCAAGCGGGTGAGGACAtctaaaaacaaaaagagaggacCCAAGCCTATATTAAAGAAAAGGAGTGTGTCCgaaattcttgaagagaatTCGTTATGGAGGCTAAACGTTGCTCGCCAACATAAAAAGATTCTCTCTAGTACCCAAGATATGGTTGATGGGTACGGGGATACGATGTACGCGCCTGAGGACTATGATGCGCTTGCGGCAAAGGTCAACGCGCAGTACTACTCATCAAATCCCAGCGCATATAGCCAGGGCAACGCGTCAGAGCCACTACACGAAGACCCTGGTGTCGAGTCTAGTGTCGGTCCGCCGTCAGAAAGACCCCAATCACAAGCGTCTACTCTGGAATCAATTATGACGTCCACGAGCAAGAAAACTCCAAAAGGAGCGACTGAGCAAAAAGATAGACACATTCATTTTAACGACCGCGTGGAACAATGTATGGCTGTTGCCTTCCACTCTGATGACGATAACGATTTTGACGACAGCGCGGATGACAGCGACGGTGAACGATCCGCTCATCATGAATACCCTCTAACGCGAAACCGCACACGTGGTGCGTCTGATGATTCTGATTACATCCGGGAATCCTATTCTGATGAAGACATGAACAGTTCTTCCTCTGACGAGGATGAAGCAgggctcttcatcaatgCCAGGTATTCGAGAAAGACTGATGGATCTCGGTCGCCCTCTACGCGCTCATCCATAGGGTCGGAGTCTgctctctcaaaagaaaaccTCACGCCGATTATCAAGCTTCTACCCGCCACAACTCTAAACTACGGATCTGATGAGGAGGAAtttgatgatgatgacgaaTACTACGGCAACAACGCCGTTTCTCACAACGTCAACACCTTCAGAGGTTATGATTACATGTACGATTACAACTCTGTCTACACCGGCGACACATCCAGTTTTATGGCAGTCAATAGTTGTGACATGGTTGACGTTCCAGAAGGTTTACAGACCCCGATCGAAGGCCAAGGTGATCATGCTGATATGTTGGTAAATCCCAACAGCAGCCCTCAGCTGCCGAGTGACGCGGGGAAGGGCGGATTTTCGCTGGACAGTGACACTGATTCATATGGTTCCGATGGAGATGCGCAATTCATTGAAGATTCTCAGAACAAAGATAGTGATGATGAGCTTTCAAGCATGCCGGGTTTGAGGAGAGTTCCATCTCACGGCAAATCCAGTACAACATTGATACAAGATTTGAGGCTACAGCCAGCTGCGATTCCCACAACTCATAGCTTCATTACTGGTAAACCTCTGCGGCAAACTGAGCAGCCTTGGGACACGGTCAAAAGCAAGCCTGTCCCTAAAACTCGGAGTTTTGTACTAGATTCGGATTCCGACTCTGATACATCAGATAAGAGCGAATCGGGTTCTGAGAACAGCGACATTAACAAGACTTCACTACAGGCAGGAGATACACCCGCGGCTAACTCTTCAGGCGCTGATTCAAAGCCGGCTTACAGCGTTCCAACACATGCTACCATTGTATCTCCTGTGCCGAAGGGCCAAAGGATCACAAGCAGCTCACCAGTGAACATAGCATGTTCTGGAGACTCGGGCACGTCCCTGTCCGATGTTGCAATTGCAGGTTACATTTCTCCAAGGAGCGACTCTATGCAATCCGTTGTTGCAAAAGAGAATATGGTAAACAATAAGTCCTCGAATTCAGAGGTTGACCGCATGAACAAGAACCTGGAAAATTGGCATATCGACCCTCAAAAGGACGATGCAGATGATGCTTCATCGGAGAATGTGCAAAAAATGATGTCCTCCGCACGCGAAATAGCGAGCAAGTATTTACATTCATGGAAGAAATAG
- the VPS54 gene encoding Vps54p (similar to uniprot|Q12071 Saccharomyces cerevisiae YDR027C VPS54 Component of the GARP (Golgi-associated retrograde protein) complex), protein MFENSDGNQVLRKPLKLTVGPNMSKGSSPPNTESNGHPERTLPSIRTANNSGKEVAMSPSPMADDSGSLNDDLVSVYSSANRTEKFLFSSGRLSVDSASVRRSFDSSSVWGKQGRLYAPGSEIHSGSMEFSPLGNNSIYELVMNTRRKNWLRHPTTDEIPPVVLSKVHIPESWRESTSVYVDEIKPSYETFERTNNLETIKGFGRLQLDEIGRDGELSNGQNEPENGQFVRQGNKGALDTVPQFYFDENFKLDDSHTFREIIDDIDLQLDHLYSESSTDRESFYQEIEERLSSYLDCIETLLVTEISRSSNSFFFALEDVEKIESKAASAVEKLSKLSQKLKEADSEQVQSRISILKKMIRRKNVEKLEQGLLQAKLILQLVENCKNLYNKRKFEDCLDMIGHVNNMLKGDDDNDPYVQDLTRKWPYKLSDLDSAAAFASTKEYLANALIEIGGSYSIDLSDVLLNDIRSTYNPANEIQGMGLKDTSSSFSKKDTEKDTTLAQTIKPLITNLIRCEELASSFELYSERFIAELKGIIKEFLPKSQESDGSAADRSTDSKAPGSGSKLSRLLRDMTPSEFQQMVITIFAREVQAFWRLSRHQKILLDVGLGAITTKQGSGDSALSNAVQLDINPAFHEGIRTVQLRMGKIIAVRRDLSCKLRYDHFLELCGICFWFDRECETITGEFLTKYLRDVMTMQIKNYIASLNSKNLQTIRHGIDEEKWTPFIVDSDVQRDVNDIVACGHMSPSKWLSFMDLSIKPPEEAEPESSSGTSKGHKKSVVVNDKTFVASNALLTTIGMLKGVLVLAVNLPTQFLSITEKMCYDLIMYFNGRAMASVCGPDGTPSTKNGKNLSILGESLDCLAEFAVIVQSIYQRLGSGSKDFEPLSPSAYSKLLQTFQTSSDKLYQAHAPPPPV, encoded by the coding sequence ATGTTTGAGAACAGCGACGGCAACCAAGTGCTGCGAAAACCCCTCAAACTTACCGTTGGGCCCAATATGTCCAAGGGCTCGTCACCTCCGAATACGGAATCCAATGGGCATCCAGAGCGAACATTACCGTCAATTAGGACTGCGAATAATAGCGGTAAAGAAGTTGCCATGTCCCCAAGCCCCATGGCAGATGACTCAGGATCTTTGAATGATGATCTAGTGAGTGTCTATAGCAGTGCTAATAGgactgaaaaatttttgttcTCGTCAGGGCGTCTCAGTGTTGACAGCGCCTCTGTGCGGCGTAGCTTTGACTCCTCATCAGTATGGGGTAAACAGGGAAGACTTTATGCTCCAGGTAGTGAAATTCATAGCGGAAGCATGGAGTTTTCGCCGTTAGGTAACAATTCAATCTATGAACTCGTCATGAATACCAGGCGGAAGAATTGGCTGAGACATCCTACTACTGACGAAATCCCACCTGTAGTGCTCAGTAAAGTTCACATCCCGGAGTCGTGGCGTGAAAGCACTAGTGTTTATGTCGACGAAATTAAACCCAGCTACGAAACCTTCGAGCGGACCAATAACTTAGAAACTATAAAGGGTTTTGGAAGGCTTCAACTTGATGAAATTGGCAGGGACGGGGAACTCTCAAATGGACAAAACGAGCCTGAAAATGGGCAATTTGTGCGCCAGGGAAACAAAGGTGCTCTAGACACAGTACCGCAGTTttattttgatgaaaacttcaagctaGATGATTCCCACACTTTCAGAGAAATTATTGATGACATCGACTTACAGCTGGATCACCTGTACTCTGAGTCAAGCACCGATAGAGAGAGCTTCTATCAAGAGATAGAAGAGAGGCTGAGCTCCTACTTGGACTGTATCGAGACTCTTCTCGTTACTGAGATATCAAGGTCATCGAAtagctttttctttgctttaGAAGATGTCGAGAAAATAGAATCGAAAGCTGCAAGTGCAGTAGAGAAACTCAGCAAACTATCgcaaaagctgaaagagGCGGACAGTGAGCAGGTCCAAAGCCGAATTTCTATTTTAAAGAAAATGATTAGGAGAAAGAACGTCGAGAAGCTTGAGCAGGGGCTGCTGCAAGCTAAACTTAttcttcagcttgttgaaaattGCAAGAACCTCTACAATAAAAGGAAGTTCGAAGACTGTTTAGACATGATAGGTCATGTTAACAACATGCTGAAGGGTGACGACGATAATGATCCATACGTACAAGACCTTACAAGGAAATGGCCGTATAAACTTTCGGACTTGGACTCTGCTGCAGCTTTTGCGAGTACAAAAGAGTATCTGGCTAATGCGTTGATTGAAATAGGCGGTTCATATTCCATTGATCTTTCTGACGTCCTGTTAAATGATATCAGGTCGACTTATAATCCAGCAAACGAAATTCAGGGTATGGGATTAAAAGATACAAGCTCCAGTTTCTCGAAGAAAGACACCGAAAAAGACACAACGTTAGCCCAAACTATCAAGCCATTAATAACAAACTTAATACGAtgtgaagagcttgcgagTTCCTTCGAACTCTACAGCGAGAGGTTTATTGCGGAGTTGAAGGGAATAATTAAGGAGTTCCTACCAAAGTCTCAAGAATCAGATGGAAGCGCTGCTGACAGGTCGACAGACTCGAAAGCGCCGGGTAGCGGATCTAAACTGTCTCGGTTGTTAAGAGACATGACTCCTTCCGAGTTTCAGCAAATGGTAATCACAATTTTTGCACGAGAAGTTCAGGCATTCTGGAGGCTTTCTAGGCATCAGAAAATTCTGCTTGATGTTGGGCTCGGAGCGATCACGACGAAGCAGGGTAGTGGTGATTCAGCCTTGAGTAATGCAGTGCAATTAGATATTAACCCAGCATTCCACGAGGGAATAAGAACTGTCCAACTTCGAATGGGAAAGATAATAGCAGTGAGGAGAGATCTCAGCTGTAAATTAAGATACGACCACTTCCTGGAACTCTGTGGCATTTGTTTCTGGTTTGACCGCGAATGTGAAACCATAACCGGCGAGTTTTTAACCAAATATCTGAGAGATGTTATGACAATGCAAATCAAGAACTACATCGCTTCActgaactcaaaaaacctCCAAACCATACGGCACGGGATCGACGAAGAAAAATGGACACCATTCATAGTCGACAGCGACGTACAACGGGACGTTAATGACATAGTAGCATGCGGCCATATGAGTCCCTCGAAATGGTTGAGTTTCATGGATTTAAGCATAAAGCCACCTGAAGAGGCTGAGCCAGAAAGTTCTTCAGGAACTTCTAAAGGCCACAAAAAATCGGTGGTAGTCAACGACAAAACCTTCGTAGCAAGCAATGCCCTTCTGACTACGATAGGTATGTTAAAGGGCGTCTTGGTGCTAGCAGTAAATTTGCCAACTCAGTTTTTATCAATCACAGAGAAAATGTGTTACGATTTGATAATGTACTTTAACGGGAGGGCAATGGCTTCGGTTTGCGGCCCAGACGGTACTCCTTCTACAAAGAACGGAAAAAATCTCAGCATACTGGGTGAGTCCCTTGATTGCTTGGCAGAGTTCGCAGTTATCGTTCAGAGCATCTATCAACGCTTGGGCAGCGGAAGTAAAGATTTTGAGCCACTCTCTCCCAGCGCTTACTCAAAACTTTTGCAAACCTTCCAGACATCATCAGACAAGCTATACCAGGCACATGCACCACCGCCACCAGTGTAG
- a CDS encoding YwqG family protein (conserved hypothetical protein) produces MKQDIELPAFFEDYRAALGETIKECVHVNTERASTGTFDSKFGGHPYFPKGEMYPVDEKGKPMRLLAQINFEQVPHIRNYPKAGILQFYLSRFDKHYGCSFGRSIEQKNYRVIFFDNIETDESKLLSDFSFANADEELFPIKSEGKLTFTKDTQIITANDFRFAPLFGAEDIEEHDDELEQYFEMYDPFSHLIGGYPNFVQYDPREYHHPELTELLLQVESDNTLDIMWGDCGVANFFISLKDVKNKNFSKVLYNWDCS; encoded by the coding sequence ATGAAGCAAGATATTGAACTTCCCGCATTTTTTGAGGACTACAGAGCCGCTCTTGGGGAAACCATCAAGGAATGTGTTCATGTGAATACTGAGAGGGCATCCACAGGCACATTTGACAGCAAGTTTGGCGGGCACCCGTACTTTCCAAAAGGGGAGATGTATCCTGTGGATGAGAAAGGCAAACCCATGAGGCTGCTAGCACAGATCAACTTTGAGCAGGTCCCACATATCAGGAATTATCCTAAGGCGGGCATTCTCCAGTTTTACTTAAGCCGCTTTGACAAGCACTATGGGTGTTCTTTTGGTAGAAGCATAGAGCAGAAAAACTATCGCgttattttctttgataacaTTGAAACAGATGAGTCCAAATTACTGTCTGATTTCTCGTTCGCGAATGCCGACGAAGAATTATTTCCCATCAAATCCGAGGGCAAGCTCACATTCACCAAAGACACCCAGATTATCACGGCAAATGACTTTCGTTTTGCGCCGCTGTTTGGCGCTGAAGATATTGAGGAGCACGATgatgagctcgagcagTACTTTGAAATGTATGACCCTTTTTCCCACCTTATCGGCGGTTATCCAAATTTTGTGCAATATGATCCTCGGGAGTATCACCACCCGGAACTGACAGAATTACTCCTACAGGTCGAATCGGACAACACTCTCGACATCATGTGGGGCGACTGCGGAGTGGCCAATTTCTTTATTTCGTTAAAGGatgtcaaaaacaaaaactttagCAAGGTCTTGTATAACTGGGACTGCTCTTAA
- a CDS encoding YwqG family protein (conserved hypothetical protein), whose translation MIATLGPNMKENFELPEYFEKHRAVLKDTIKECVDIHAEKASTGTLDSKFGGCPYFPKGMAYPLNQEGNPLKLLAQINFEQVPRLNNYPEKGILQFFLDPCDELYGCSFDENTEQKNFRIIYHEEIETDESKLLSDFSFVKVEEEMFPIESEAKLIFTKGTQIMPAGDFRFDSLIGADDKYEHYAELERYYELYGSLSHKIGGYPGFTQFDPREHYHKDRTELLLQVDSDDAIDIIWGDCGVANFFISEEDLKNKDFSKVLYNWDCS comes from the coding sequence ATGATCGCCACTTTAGGGCCAAACATGAAGGAAAACTTTGAGCTGCCTGAGTACTTTGAGAAGCACAGGGCTGTTCTTAAAGACACTATTAAGGAATGTGTCGATATACACGCTGAGAAAGCATCCACAGGAACCCTCGACAGCAAGTTCGGTGGGTGCCCATATTTTCCAAAGGGAATGGCATACCCTCTGAACCAAGAAGGAAACCCCTTGAAGCTGCTAGCACAGATTAATTTCGAGCAGGTCCCACGACTGAACAACTATCCAGAGAAAGGCATTCTCCAGTTCTTCTTAGATCCATGCGACGAACTCTACGGGTGCtcctttgatgaaaatacAGAACAGAAAAACTTCCGCATCATTTACCatgaagagattgaaacGGACGAGTCCAAACTTCTGTCCGATTTCTCATTTGTGAAAGTCGAAGAGGAAATGTTCCCCATCGAGTCGGAggccaagctcatcttcaCCAAAGGCACCCAGATCATGCCAGCGGGGGACTTCCGTTTCGATTCACTAATAGGCGCTGATGATAAATACGAGCATTACGCTGAGCTCGAGCGGTACTACGAGTTGTACGGCTCTCTTTCCCACAAAATTGGCGGTTATCCAGGATTTACTCAGTTCGACCCCAGAGAGCACTATCATAAAGATCGGACTGAGTTGTTACTACAAGTTGACTCGGACGATGCTATTGATATTATATGGGGTGACTGCGGGGTggccaacttcttcatctcgGAGGAAGacctcaagaacaaagactTCAGCAAAGTTTTGTACAATTGGGACTGCTCTTGA
- a CDS encoding KLTH0C07744p (conserved hypothetical protein), with amino-acid sequence MPPGFARVPTRHERNPNEIADPDQFWPNARAAGPSKVRLAILPVCRRRAAWSELQRANFTEKPPRILIRGPFGDESQLVTDFSFVPLNNSSFPLQVEAQLNFPGGNEVVQSPASGQTDLRKARTSPLELPPARPLLCHKIGSSSSFAQYDLRPNGYAVFEPEDESVKNYLNYTYLLLQVYSSDDIACC; translated from the coding sequence ATGCCTCCTGGCTTCGCACGAGTGCCCACAAGACATGAAAGGAACCCCAATGAGATTGCTGACCCAGATCAATTTTGGCCAAACGCCCGCGCTGCAGGACCATCCAAGGTCCGGCTTGCAATTTTACCTGTCTGCAGACGACGCGCTGCATGGAGCGAACTTCAGCGCGCCAACTTCACAGAAAAACCTCCGCGTATACTAATTCGAGGACCCTTTGGTGACGAAAGCCAGCTGGTCACAGACTTCTCTTTTGTTCCTCTAAACAACTCGAGTTTTCCTCTGCAAGTCGAAGCTCAGCTGAACTTTCCTGGGGGCAATGAAGTCGTCCAAAGCCCGGCCAGTGGCCAAACAGATTTGCGCAAGGCGCGAACTTCGCCGCTCGAGTTGCCCCCAGCCCGTCCCCTGCTGTGTCACAAAATTGGCAGTAGTTCATCATTTGCTCAGTACGATCTTAGACCAAATGGCTACGCTGTGTTTGAGCCAGAAGATGAAAGCGTCAAAAATTACTTGAACTACACGTACCTTCTTCTACAAGTTTACTCTAGCGATGATATCGCATGCTGTTGA
- a CDS encoding KLTH0C07766p (no similarity), with protein sequence MVIYVSVEDITQEDVYDFLETELEQLNEDTERFVTGGLVHEDSYTTAYDAMLIARTRALGKISDEAADPECGADTPAQEITDVDQSSDPAVPSPSSMLAKAHKRALKHTERDEMDRAIAAGALAYLHNLAKQGFLLREGGPASFLLGYVWVAPGLPGGPGAAPEKSGPAESGGAE encoded by the coding sequence ATGGTAATCTACGTGTCTGTTGAAGATATCACCCAAGAAGACGTCTACGATTTTCTAGAGACGGAGTTGGAACAGCTCAATGAGGACACAGAACGTTTCGTTACAGGAGGCCTTGTGCACGAGGACTCGTACACCACCGCCTATGACGCCATGCTGATCGCTAGGACGAGGGCTCTGGGGAAGATTTCGGATGAAGCTGCGGACCCCGAGTGTGGGGCGGACACCCCAGCACAGGAAATTACAGATGTGGACCAATCCAGCGATCCGGCCGTCCCTTCGCCCTCTTCGATGCTCGCGAAGGCACACAAGCGAGCTCTCAAGCACACCGAGCGCGATGAGATGGACCGTGCAATAGCTGCGGGCGCGCTCGCATACCTGCACAACCTCGCAAAGCAGGGTTTCTTGCTTCGAGAGGGAGGCCCGGCATCTTTCCTTCTTGGGTATGTGTGGGTGGCTCCAGGACTGCCAGGTGGCCCCGGGGCTGCCCCCGAGAAAAGCGGGCCGGCAGAATCTGGCGGGGCCGAATGA